In Mercurialis annua linkage group LG5, ddMerAnnu1.2, whole genome shotgun sequence, a single genomic region encodes these proteins:
- the LOC126681754 gene encoding uncharacterized protein LOC126681754 codes for MDKSWMKHKNKFSSEYIQGVRNFLDVAKVQADCNGRIRCPCKRCNNCYFKSVTNVRRDLFQNGILEDYTTWVHHGETSQVDNTNDDIHNQVEDQHDEISEMLIDMQNSAFVENNMDQNNTSHNTSMPEKEMGKFAKLFNDAECKLYPSSKKYSKLSFLVKMMYNKIITNSSIKSFSLNLELFKDALPEGETLPKSYYEVKKLMRDLGLGYITIDACVNDCILYWKEHKDLDKCPNPNCGAPRWKLSLGKRKKIAQKILRYFPLKPRLQRLFMSKESSRDMRWHEEKRQKDDTLRHPADAESWGEFDKEHDWFAKDSRNVRLGLASDGFNPFGNMSTSYSMWPVILTPYNLPPWKCMKEPYLFLSLLIPGKDSPNNNIDVYLRPLIDELNELWKDGIETFDAYANEQFRLHAALLWTINDFPAYAIVSSYSNSFKLIICHENCVKFLYDN; via the coding sequence ATGGATAAAAGTTGGATGAAACATAAGAATAAGTTTAGTTCTGAATATATTCAAGGAGTTCGTAACTTTTTAGATGTTGCAAAAGTTCAAGCTGACTGTAATGGAAGAATTCGATGTCCTTGCAAACGGTGTAATAATTGTTACTTTAAATCGGTAACAAATGTTCGACGAGATCTGTTTCAAAATGGCATTCTTGAAGATTATACTACATGGGTACACCATGGTGAGACTTCTCAGGTTGATAATACTAATGATGACATCCATAATCAAGTAGAAGACCAGCATGATGAAATTTCAGAAATGCTAATTGACATGCAAAATTCAGCTTTTGTAGAAAATAATATGGATCAGAACAACACCAGCCATAACACAAGTATGCCTGAAAAGGAGATGGGAAAATTTGCAAAATTGTTTAATGATGCAGAATGCAAGTTATATCCAAGCAGCAAGAAATATTCGAAGTTGTCATTTCTTGTCAAGATGATgtacaataaaataattactaaCTCTAGCATCAAGTCTTTTAGTCTAAACTTAGAATTGTTCAAGGATGCTCTTCCAGAAGGGGAAACACTTCCTAAATCTTACTATGAGGTGAAAAAGTTAATGCGTGATTTGGGTCTTGGCTATATCACCATAGATGCATGTGTGAATGATTGCATACTATATTGGAAAGAGCATAAGGATCTCGACAAATGTCCAAATCCTAATTGTGGAGCCCCTAGGTGGAAACTCAGTTtgggtaaaagaaaaaaaattgcacAAAAGATACTAAGATATTTTCCATTAAAACCTAGACTTCAACGATTATTTATGTCTAAAGAAAGCTCTAGAGATATGAGATGGCATGAAGAAAAAAGACAAAAGGACGATACACTTAGGCATCCAGCTGATGCTGAGTCATGGGGGGAATTTGATAAGGAACATGATTGGTTTGCCAAAGACTCTCGTAATGTACGACTTGGACTTGCAAGTGATGGATTTAACCCATTTGGGAACATGAGCACTAGTTATAGTATGTGGCCAGTTATTTTAACACCTTATAATCTGCCTCCATGGAAGTGTATGAAGGAACCTTATTTATTCTTATCCTTGCTCATTCCAGGTAAAGATTCTCCTAACAATAATATTGATGTGTACTTGAGACCATTAATAGATGAATTGAATGAATTATGGAAAGATGGTATTGAGACATTTGATGCATATGCTAATGAGCAATTTAGATTACATGCCGCTTTGTTATGGACCATAAATGATTTTCCAGCATATGCAATAGTATCATCTTATTCTAACTCATTTAAACTAATCATATGCCATGAAAATTGTGTGAAATTTCTATatgacaattaa